In a single window of the Prevotella melaninogenica genome:
- the rlmD gene encoding 23S rRNA (uracil(1939)-C(5))-methyltransferase RlmD, whose protein sequence is MSRKRKPLPILENVTIEAVAAEGKCVAHVDDKVIFVHFVVPGDVVDLQVRKKKRSYCEATVIRFISKSTVRQEPMCEHFGICGGCKWQNLPYDEQLKAKQQQVYDQLSRIGKVELPEFRPIMGSVHTREYRNKLEFGCANKRWYTEEELKALPEGVGLAEGAIGFHITGAFDKVYPIEKCWLMDDLCNEIRKDIRDYALSTGMKFYDIRAQHGLLRHIMVRNSNTGEWMVLVQFHYDEEGDDERAKALMQHIADRFPQITSLFYVDNQKGNDTFNDLELTLFKGNDHIFETMEDLRFKVGPKSFYQTNTEQAYHLYSVAREFANLTGNELVYDLYTGTGTIANFVAKKAQKVIGIEYVPEAIEDAKVNSEVNKIDNTLFYAGDMKDILTEDFISEHGRPDVIITDPPRAGMHPDVVNVILGASPKRIVYVSCNPATQARDLALLDVDYKVSAVQPVDMFPHTPHVENVVLLEKR, encoded by the coding sequence ATGAGTAGAAAAAGAAAGCCATTACCCATTCTGGAGAATGTCACAATAGAAGCTGTGGCTGCCGAAGGTAAATGTGTTGCACACGTTGACGATAAAGTTATCTTTGTTCATTTTGTTGTACCAGGGGATGTAGTTGATCTTCAGGTACGCAAGAAGAAGCGTAGTTATTGCGAGGCTACAGTTATCCGTTTCATCAGCAAAAGCACTGTACGCCAGGAGCCTATGTGCGAACACTTTGGCATCTGCGGTGGATGTAAGTGGCAAAACCTTCCTTACGATGAGCAACTGAAAGCAAAGCAGCAGCAGGTATATGACCAACTCAGCCGTATTGGAAAGGTGGAACTTCCTGAGTTTCGCCCAATTATGGGTTCGGTACACACCAGAGAATACCGAAATAAACTCGAATTCGGCTGTGCTAATAAGCGTTGGTATACAGAAGAGGAGTTAAAGGCTCTTCCAGAAGGTGTTGGTTTGGCAGAAGGAGCAATTGGCTTCCATATTACAGGAGCCTTCGACAAGGTATATCCTATTGAGAAATGCTGGTTGATGGATGACCTTTGCAACGAGATTCGCAAAGATATTCGTGACTATGCACTCAGCACTGGCATGAAGTTCTACGATATCCGTGCACAGCATGGCTTATTACGTCATATTATGGTGCGCAACTCTAACACTGGCGAATGGATGGTACTTGTACAGTTCCATTATGACGAGGAGGGAGACGACGAGCGTGCAAAGGCTTTGATGCAGCATATTGCAGACCGATTCCCACAAATCACTTCGCTCTTCTACGTTGACAATCAGAAAGGTAACGATACTTTTAACGACCTTGAGCTTACACTTTTCAAAGGTAATGATCATATCTTTGAGACGATGGAAGACTTGAGGTTCAAGGTAGGTCCAAAGAGTTTTTATCAGACCAATACTGAACAGGCATATCATCTCTATTCTGTTGCACGAGAATTTGCAAACCTTACAGGCAACGAACTCGTATATGACCTCTACACTGGTACAGGAACTATTGCTAACTTCGTAGCTAAGAAGGCACAGAAAGTCATTGGTATTGAATACGTTCCAGAGGCGATAGAAGATGCAAAAGTAAACTCTGAGGTTAACAAGATTGATAATACGCTCTTCTATGCAGGCGACATGAAAGACATTCTGACAGAAGACTTTATCAGCGAGCATGGCCGTCCAGATGTTATCATCACCGATCCTCCACGTGCAGGTATGCACCCAGACGTTGTAAACGTTATCCTTGGCGCAAGTCCAAAGCGAATCGTTTATGTCAGTTGTAATCCTGCAACACAGGCACGCGACCTTGCTTTACTTGACGTTGATTATAAGGTTTCTGCTGTTCAACCAGTAGACATGTTCCCACATACTCCGCACGTTGAAAACGTTGTCTTATTGGAGAAACGATAA
- a CDS encoding porin gives MRKTIILSAMMLCSLLGKAQEAQEVPKWINNVKLSGFGIAQYQYNGMNNNKSNTFNLRLGRVSLDGRILNDWAWKAQLQFNGNTSTLGASPRLLDLFIEWQKYDFFRIKAGQFKNPFTFDNPIHPIDQGFMSVAQSVLKLASFSDRAGAHPSNGRDIGVQIQGDFLKTNAGRNLVHYQVGVFNGQGINVRDADQQKNIIGGIWIMPVEGMRLGWFGWTGSYARKGSWLDDAGATINGVRSLQQRRYAISAEYKVKDWTIRSEYVHSTGYAFAKSLSNTDAAAATDCNLSADGDKAQGVYALVIAPIIPNKLHAKARYDMYQPSDGAAKQRTQYDIGLDYEFTKTLALSGIYSHVHDRSMNGPNGKPNYSMFDLELSFRF, from the coding sequence ATGAGAAAAACAATTATCCTATCAGCAATGATGCTATGCTCACTCCTCGGCAAAGCACAAGAAGCACAGGAAGTACCCAAGTGGATTAATAACGTAAAACTGTCTGGCTTCGGTATTGCTCAGTACCAATACAATGGTATGAACAACAATAAGTCAAACACGTTCAACCTCCGCTTAGGTCGTGTTTCACTTGATGGCCGTATTCTTAATGACTGGGCTTGGAAAGCACAGCTACAATTCAATGGTAACACATCGACACTGGGCGCATCGCCACGTTTACTTGACCTCTTCATTGAATGGCAGAAGTATGATTTTTTCCGTATTAAGGCAGGTCAGTTCAAGAACCCATTTACCTTTGACAATCCTATCCACCCTATCGACCAAGGCTTTATGAGTGTAGCTCAAAGTGTTCTGAAGTTGGCAAGCTTCTCTGATCGAGCAGGTGCACACCCTTCTAATGGCCGTGATATCGGTGTACAGATACAAGGTGATTTCCTAAAAACCAATGCAGGTAGAAATCTTGTTCACTATCAAGTAGGTGTATTTAATGGTCAGGGTATCAACGTAAGAGATGCTGACCAACAGAAGAATATCATTGGTGGTATTTGGATTATGCCTGTAGAAGGTATGCGCTTAGGTTGGTTTGGATGGACTGGTTCTTATGCACGTAAGGGTTCATGGCTTGATGACGCAGGTGCAACTATAAATGGTGTTCGCAGCTTACAACAGCGTCGCTATGCCATATCAGCAGAGTACAAAGTAAAAGACTGGACAATTCGTTCTGAGTATGTTCATTCAACAGGTTACGCCTTTGCAAAGTCACTTAGCAATACAGACGCAGCTGCTGCAACTGACTGTAATCTCAGCGCAGATGGCGACAAGGCTCAAGGTGTTTATGCACTCGTGATTGCGCCTATTATTCCTAATAAGCTACACGCAAAGGCACGTTACGATATGTATCAGCCATCTGATGGTGCAGCAAAACAGCGTACACAGTACGACATAGGCCTTGATTATGAATTCACCAAAACCCTTGCATTAAGTGGTATTTATTCTCATGTTCACGATCGCTCAATGAATGGTCCTAACGGAAAACCAAACTACTCAATGTTTGACTTAGAATTAAGTTTCCGATTCTAA
- the nifJ gene encoding pyruvate:ferredoxin (flavodoxin) oxidoreductase, producing MAKEKKFITCDGNEAAAHVSYMFSEVAAIYPITPSSPMAEHVDEWSARGRKNLWGQTVSVQEMQSEGGAAGAVHGSLQSGALTTTFTASQGLLLMIPNMYKIAGELLPCVFNVSARTLASHALCIFGDHQDVMACRQTGFAMFCSGSVQEVMDLSAVPHLATLKTSVPFINFFDGFRTSHEYHKIECIDAEDIRPLVDEEDIKRFRDRAMSPERPVVRGTAENPETFFTHREASNSAYENVAEVVEHYLGEVSKITGREYHLFDYYGAKDAENIIILMGSATEAAREAIDYLMSQGKKVGMVAVHLYRPFSVKHLLAAVPKSVKRIAVLDRTKEPGAEGEPLYLDVKSAFYDVENKPLIVGGRYGLGSSDTTPAKIIAVYDNLELPEPKNHFTVGIVDDVTFTSLPEVEEIPLGGESTYEAKFYGLGADGTVGANKNSVKIIGDNTNKYCQAYFSYDSKKSGGFTCSHLRFGDNPIRSTYQVNTPNFVACHVQAYLNMYDVTRGLRKNGTFLLNTIFDGEELVHFIPNKVKRYFAKNNISVYYINATKIAQEIGLGNRTNTILQSAFFRITEVIPLDLAVDQMKKFIVKSYSKKGQDVVDKNFAAVDRGNEYKQLAVDPAWANLSDDDAKADDAPAFVKELVRPMNAQAGDLLKVSDFVNHGTVDGTWSVGTAAFDKRGVATFVPKWDAENCIQCNKCSYVCPHACIRPFVLDEAEKANFNEETLDIIAPKQLKGMQFRIEVSVLDCTGCSNCADVCPGKKGNKALSMTQFVAGEEEANHRAANWDYLVKNVKTKQHLVDIKSNAKNSQFAQPLFEFSGACAGCGETPYVKLVSQLFGDREMIANATGCSSIYSASVPSTPYTTNEDGHGPAFNNSLFEDFCEFGMGMAMGNKKMRERIAVLLNESMANDHTPAEFKEAAQEWLDNMEDADASKVAAAKLKPLIAAGAEKGCPVCAELKTLDHYLVKRSQWIIGGDGASYDIGYGGLDHVIASGEDVNILVLDTEVYSNTGGQSSKATPLGAIAQFAAKGKRIRKKDLGLMATTYGYVYVAQIAMGADNAQTLKAIREAEAYPGPSLIIAYSPCINHGLKVKGGMGRSQAQEANAVACGYWQLWRYNPLLAEEGKNPFSLDSKEPEWDKFQDFLHSEVRFLSVLKAYPNEGEELFKACEDMAKLRYKSYVRKTQEDWSEEA from the coding sequence ATGGCTAAAGAAAAGAAGTTTATCACTTGTGATGGTAACGAGGCCGCTGCTCATGTGAGCTACATGTTCTCTGAGGTAGCAGCTATCTATCCTATCACTCCATCATCTCCAATGGCTGAGCACGTAGACGAGTGGTCAGCACGCGGACGTAAGAACCTTTGGGGTCAGACTGTAAGCGTTCAGGAGATGCAGTCAGAGGGTGGCGCAGCAGGTGCCGTACACGGTTCACTGCAGTCTGGTGCTCTCACAACAACCTTCACCGCATCACAGGGTCTTCTCTTGATGATTCCTAACATGTACAAGATCGCTGGTGAACTTTTGCCATGTGTATTCAACGTTTCAGCACGTACACTCGCAAGTCACGCTCTTTGTATCTTCGGTGACCACCAGGACGTAATGGCTTGCCGTCAGACAGGCTTCGCAATGTTCTGTTCAGGTTCTGTTCAGGAGGTTATGGACCTCTCTGCAGTTCCTCACCTTGCTACATTGAAGACATCAGTACCATTCATCAACTTCTTCGACGGTTTCCGTACATCACACGAGTATCATAAGATTGAGTGCATCGATGCAGAGGATATTCGCCCATTAGTTGACGAGGAGGATATCAAGCGTTTCCGTGACCGTGCTATGTCACCAGAGCGTCCAGTTGTACGTGGTACAGCTGAGAACCCTGAGACATTCTTCACACATCGTGAGGCATCTAATAGTGCATACGAGAATGTAGCAGAGGTTGTTGAGCACTATCTCGGCGAAGTATCAAAGATTACTGGTCGTGAGTATCATCTCTTCGATTACTATGGTGCTAAGGATGCAGAGAACATCATCATCTTGATGGGTTCAGCTACTGAGGCAGCTCGTGAAGCTATCGACTACTTGATGTCTCAGGGTAAGAAGGTTGGTATGGTTGCTGTACACCTTTATCGTCCATTCTCTGTTAAGCACTTGCTCGCTGCAGTTCCAAAGTCTGTTAAGCGCATCGCTGTTCTTGACCGTACTAAGGAGCCAGGTGCAGAGGGTGAGCCATTGTACCTCGATGTTAAGAGCGCATTCTACGATGTTGAGAACAAGCCATTGATCGTTGGTGGTCGTTATGGTCTCGGTTCTTCAGATACAACACCAGCTAAGATTATCGCTGTTTATGACAACCTCGAGTTGCCAGAGCCAAAGAACCACTTCACAGTAGGTATCGTTGATGACGTTACCTTCACTTCTCTCCCAGAGGTTGAGGAGATTCCATTGGGTGGTGAAAGTACTTACGAGGCTAAGTTCTACGGTCTTGGTGCTGACGGTACCGTTGGTGCTAACAAGAACTCAGTAAAGATTATCGGTGACAACACCAATAAGTACTGTCAGGCTTACTTCTCATACGACTCTAAGAAGTCTGGTGGTTTCACATGTTCTCACCTCCGTTTCGGTGATAATCCAATCCGTTCTACTTATCAGGTAAATACTCCAAACTTCGTGGCTTGTCACGTTCAGGCTTACTTGAACATGTACGACGTTACACGTGGTTTGCGTAAGAACGGTACATTCTTGTTGAACACAATCTTTGATGGTGAGGAGCTTGTACACTTCATTCCTAATAAGGTAAAGCGCTACTTCGCTAAGAACAATATCAGCGTTTACTATATCAACGCTACAAAGATTGCACAAGAGATTGGCCTCGGTAACCGTACCAATACTATCCTCCAGTCTGCATTCTTCCGTATTACAGAGGTTATTCCTCTCGACCTTGCAGTTGACCAGATGAAGAAGTTTATCGTTAAGAGTTACAGTAAGAAGGGTCAGGACGTTGTAGACAAGAACTTTGCTGCTGTTGACCGTGGTAACGAGTACAAGCAGTTGGCTGTTGATCCAGCTTGGGCTAACCTCTCTGATGACGATGCTAAAGCAGACGATGCACCAGCATTCGTTAAGGAGCTTGTTCGCCCAATGAATGCACAGGCAGGTGACCTCTTGAAGGTTTCTGACTTCGTTAATCATGGTACTGTTGACGGTACTTGGTCAGTAGGTACAGCAGCTTTCGACAAGCGCGGTGTTGCTACCTTCGTTCCAAAGTGGGATGCAGAGAACTGTATCCAGTGTAACAAGTGTTCATACGTTTGTCCTCACGCTTGTATCCGTCCATTCGTATTGGATGAGGCAGAGAAGGCTAACTTCAATGAGGAGACTCTCGACATCATCGCTCCAAAGCAGCTCAAGGGAATGCAGTTCCGCATTGAGGTATCAGTTCTCGACTGTACAGGTTGTAGCAACTGTGCTGATGTTTGTCCAGGTAAGAAGGGTAACAAGGCTCTCTCTATGACACAGTTCGTTGCTGGCGAGGAAGAGGCTAACCACCGTGCAGCTAACTGGGACTACCTCGTTAAGAACGTTAAGACTAAGCAGCATCTCGTTGATATCAAGTCTAACGCTAAGAACTCTCAGTTTGCTCAGCCATTATTCGAGTTCTCTGGTGCTTGTGCTGGTTGTGGTGAGACTCCATACGTTAAGCTCGTTTCACAGCTCTTCGGTGATCGTGAGATGATTGCAAACGCTACTGGTTGTTCTTCAATTTACTCAGCTTCAGTACCATCAACTCCTTACACAACTAACGAGGATGGTCATGGTCCTGCATTCAATAACTCACTGTTCGAGGACTTCTGTGAGTTTGGTATGGGTATGGCTATGGGTAACAAGAAGATGCGCGAGCGTATCGCTGTACTTCTTAACGAATCTATGGCTAACGACCATACACCTGCTGAGTTCAAGGAGGCTGCACAGGAGTGGCTCGACAACATGGAGGATGCTGATGCATCAAAGGTTGCTGCTGCTAAGTTGAAGCCATTGATCGCTGCTGGTGCAGAGAAGGGTTGCCCTGTATGCGCAGAACTGAAGACTCTCGACCACTATCTCGTTAAGCGTAGCCAGTGGATTATCGGTGGTGACGGTGCTTCATACGATATCGGTTATGGTGGTCTCGACCACGTTATCGCTTCTGGTGAGGACGTTAACATCTTGGTTCTCGATACTGAGGTTTACTCTAACACTGGTGGTCAGAGTTCTAAGGCTACTCCACTCGGTGCTATTGCTCAGTTCGCAGCTAAGGGTAAGCGTATCCGCAAGAAGGACCTCGGTTTGATGGCAACTACATACGGTTATGTTTACGTAGCTCAGATTGCTATGGGTGCTGACAATGCACAGACATTGAAGGCTATCCGTGAGGCTGAGGCATATCCTGGACCATCACTCATCATCGCTTACTCTCCATGTATCAACCATGGTTTGAAGGTGAAGGGTGGTATGGGTCGTAGCCAGGCTCAGGAAGCAAATGCTGTTGCTTGTGGTTACTGGCAGCTCTGGCGTTACAACCCACTGTTGGCTGAAGAGGGTAAGAACCCATTCTCACTCGATTCTAAGGAACCAGAATGGGATAAGTTCCAAGACTTCCTTCATAGTGAGGTTCGTTTCCTCTCTGTCCTCAAGGCTTATCCAAATGAGGGTGAGGAGCTCTTCAAGGCTTGTGAGGATATGGCTAAGCTCCGTTACAAGAGCTATGTTCGCAAGACTCAGGAAGACTGGAGCGAGGAGGCATAA
- a CDS encoding ATP-binding protein, producing the protein MDAFFRTHTYLVEHVNAPVRRRLMDEINWDDRLIGIKGTRGVGKTTFLLQYAKERYGSTDRQCLYVNMNNFYFQGRGIADFAGEFYRHGGKVLLIDQVFKQPDWSHELRQCYDNYPELKIVFTGSSVMRLKEENPELNGIVKSYNLRGFSFREYLNLQTNQQFEPYTLKDIINNHEEITREILSKVSPMKFFADYIHHGFYPFFLEHRNFSENLLKTMNMMTEVDILLIKQIDLKYLTKIKKLFYLLALEGPKAPNISNLAKDINTSRATVMNYIKNLADARLINLVYPVGQEFPKKPAKVMLQNSNLIYAIYPIQLDEQQLMETFFVNALQEVCSVNEGNKQGTYIINQKEKFKVCDTGKAKKRFSSDTTYTIYNTEVGKDNQVPLWLMGFLY; encoded by the coding sequence ATGGACGCATTCTTTCGCACGCATACTTACTTGGTGGAGCATGTAAATGCCCCAGTGCGTCGTCGTCTCATGGATGAAATTAATTGGGACGACCGGCTCATCGGCATCAAGGGTACGCGAGGCGTAGGCAAAACGACCTTCCTCCTACAATATGCCAAAGAGCGTTATGGCTCTACTGATCGCCAATGCCTTTATGTAAACATGAATAACTTTTACTTCCAAGGCAGAGGTATAGCAGACTTCGCTGGCGAGTTTTATCGTCACGGAGGAAAAGTCTTGTTGATTGATCAAGTATTTAAACAGCCAGACTGGAGTCATGAGCTTCGTCAATGTTATGACAATTATCCAGAGTTGAAGATTGTCTTCACTGGTTCAAGCGTCATGAGACTGAAAGAAGAAAATCCCGAACTTAATGGCATTGTTAAGAGCTATAACCTTCGAGGCTTCTCTTTCCGTGAGTACTTGAACTTACAAACCAACCAACAGTTTGAGCCTTACACACTAAAGGATATCATAAACAACCATGAGGAGATTACAAGAGAGATCCTCTCAAAGGTAAGTCCGATGAAGTTCTTTGCGGACTATATTCATCACGGCTTTTACCCTTTCTTCTTAGAGCATCGCAACTTCTCAGAGAATCTACTGAAGACGATGAACATGATGACTGAGGTAGATATCCTTCTCATCAAGCAAATTGACTTGAAATATCTGACCAAGATTAAAAAGTTATTTTACCTTCTCGCCTTGGAAGGTCCTAAGGCTCCAAACATCAGCAACCTTGCTAAAGATATCAATACCAGCCGTGCTACGGTGATGAATTATATCAAGAATCTTGCTGACGCACGGCTTATCAACCTTGTTTATCCTGTTGGGCAGGAGTTTCCAAAGAAACCTGCAAAGGTTATGTTGCAAAACTCAAACTTGATATATGCCATCTATCCTATCCAACTTGATGAACAGCAGCTTATGGAGACATTCTTTGTAAATGCGTTACAAGAAGTATGCTCGGTAAATGAAGGTAATAAACAAGGTACATATATTATCAATCAAAAAGAAAAGTTTAAGGTATGTGATACTGGAAAGGCTAAAAAACGTTTTAGCAGTGACACAACCTATACTATATACAACACCGAAGTGGGTAAAGACAATCAAGTACCACTTTGGCTAATGGGTTTCCTTTATTAG
- the ppdK gene encoding pyruvate, phosphate dikinase encodes MSEKRVYTFGNGTAEGKADMRNLLGGKGANLAEMNLIGVPVPPGFTITTDVCTEYYEKGKETVVGLLKAEVENSVKHVESLMNSTFGDPANPLLMSVRSGARASMPGMMDTILNLGLNDAVVAGLIEKTGNERFAYDSYRRFVQMYGDVVLGMKPVNKEDIDPFEAIIQQVKAERGIKLDSEMTVEDLKQLVALFKKAIKEQTGKDFPDDPMEQLWGAICAVFDSWMNERAILYRKMEGIPQEWGTAVTVQAMVFGNMGESSATGVCFSRDAGTGENLFNGEYLINAQGEDVVAGIRTPQQITKEGSLRWAAQQNIDEETRATKYPSMEEAMPELYKQLYAVQDKLEKHYHDMQDMEFTVQEGKLWFLQTRNGKRTGTAMVKIAMDLLHECEIDEKTALMRCEPNKLDELLHPVFDKEALAQAHVLTRGLPASPGAASGQVVFFADDATKWHEDGRQVIMVRIETSPEDLAGMSAAEGILTARGGMTSHAAVVARGMGKCCVSGAGAIMIDYKARTLEIDGTIIREGDYISLNGSTGEVYLGEVKTRPAEVTGDFAELMDLCKKYSKLVVRTNADTPHDAEVASNFGAVGIGLCRTEHMFFENEKIKAMREMILANSTEEREKALDKLLPYQKQDFYGILKCMDGMPVNIRLLDPPLHEFVPHDLKGQEVMAEEMGVSVHFIQSRVSALSESNPMLGLRGCRLGNTFPEITAMQTKAILGAAVQLKKEGFNPKPEIMVPLVGIVNELDIQESIIRKTANKLFKKEGVEVEFKVGTMIEIPRAALTADVIAQKAEYFSFGTNDLTQMTFGYSRDDIASFLPSYLEKKILDVDPFQVLDQKGVGQLIQMGVEKGRKTRKNLKCGICGEHGGEPSSVKFCHRVGLNYVSCSPFRVPIARLAAAQAVVEEMK; translated from the coding sequence ATGAGCGAAAAGAGAGTTTATACCTTTGGTAATGGTACGGCTGAAGGTAAGGCCGACATGAGAAATCTCCTTGGTGGCAAGGGTGCCAATCTGGCTGAGATGAATCTTATCGGTGTTCCTGTTCCTCCAGGCTTTACAATTACCACTGATGTATGTACTGAGTATTATGAGAAAGGTAAAGAGACTGTAGTAGGCTTGCTGAAGGCAGAAGTAGAGAATAGTGTTAAGCACGTAGAAAGCTTGATGAATTCAACCTTTGGTGATCCAGCTAATCCTCTCCTGATGAGTGTACGTTCTGGTGCACGTGCTTCAATGCCAGGTATGATGGATACAATTCTCAATCTTGGTCTTAATGATGCTGTGGTTGCAGGATTAATTGAAAAGACGGGTAACGAGCGTTTTGCTTACGATAGCTACCGTCGTTTTGTACAGATGTACGGTGATGTTGTTTTGGGTATGAAGCCTGTAAACAAGGAAGACATTGATCCATTTGAGGCAATTATTCAGCAGGTTAAGGCTGAGCGTGGCATTAAGCTCGACAGCGAGATGACTGTTGAAGATTTGAAGCAGCTTGTAGCTCTTTTCAAGAAGGCTATCAAGGAGCAGACAGGTAAGGACTTCCCAGATGATCCAATGGAACAGTTGTGGGGTGCTATTTGTGCTGTGTTCGATTCATGGATGAACGAGCGTGCTATCCTCTATCGTAAGATGGAAGGTATTCCACAGGAGTGGGGTACAGCAGTAACCGTTCAGGCAATGGTATTTGGTAACATGGGTGAGTCATCTGCGACTGGTGTTTGCTTCTCTCGTGATGCTGGTACTGGTGAGAACCTCTTCAATGGTGAGTACCTTATCAATGCGCAGGGTGAGGACGTTGTTGCAGGTATCCGTACACCACAGCAGATTACAAAGGAGGGTTCACTTCGTTGGGCTGCACAGCAGAATATTGATGAGGAGACTCGTGCTACTAAGTATCCTTCAATGGAAGAGGCTATGCCAGAGTTGTACAAGCAGCTTTATGCAGTACAGGATAAGTTAGAGAAGCACTACCATGATATGCAGGATATGGAGTTCACTGTACAGGAAGGTAAGCTTTGGTTCCTCCAGACTCGTAATGGTAAGCGTACAGGTACTGCAATGGTTAAGATTGCTATGGATCTGCTCCATGAGTGTGAGATTGATGAGAAGACAGCGCTTATGCGTTGTGAGCCAAACAAGCTCGATGAACTTCTCCACCCAGTATTTGATAAGGAAGCATTGGCACAGGCTCATGTCTTGACACGTGGTTTGCCAGCTTCTCCTGGTGCTGCAAGCGGTCAGGTAGTATTCTTTGCTGATGACGCTACAAAGTGGCATGAGGATGGCCGTCAGGTTATCATGGTTCGTATCGAAACATCTCCAGAGGACCTCGCAGGTATGTCTGCTGCTGAGGGTATCTTGACAGCTCGTGGCGGTATGACTTCACACGCAGCCGTTGTGGCACGTGGTATGGGTAAGTGTTGTGTCAGTGGTGCTGGTGCTATCATGATCGACTACAAGGCACGTACTTTGGAGATTGACGGAACAATTATCCGTGAGGGTGACTATATCTCATTGAACGGTTCTACAGGTGAGGTTTATCTTGGTGAGGTGAAGACTCGCCCTGCTGAGGTGACAGGTGACTTCGCTGAGCTGATGGATCTTTGTAAGAAGTATAGTAAGTTGGTTGTTCGTACCAACGCAGATACTCCACACGATGCAGAGGTAGCAAGTAACTTTGGTGCTGTTGGTATTGGTCTTTGTCGTACAGAGCACATGTTCTTCGAGAACGAGAAGATTAAGGCTATGCGTGAGATGATTCTCGCAAACAGCACAGAGGAGCGTGAGAAGGCTCTTGATAAGCTCTTGCCTTATCAGAAGCAGGATTTCTATGGTATCTTGAAGTGTATGGACGGTATGCCAGTTAACATCCGTCTGCTCGATCCTCCTTTGCATGAGTTTGTTCCACACGATCTTAAGGGTCAGGAGGTAATGGCTGAGGAAATGGGCGTAAGCGTTCACTTTATCCAGAGCCGTGTAAGCGCACTTTCTGAGAGCAACCCAATGTTGGGTCTTCGTGGTTGCCGTTTGGGTAACACATTCCCAGAGATTACTGCTATGCAGACTAAGGCTATCCTCGGTGCTGCTGTTCAGTTGAAGAAGGAAGGCTTTAATCCTAAGCCAGAGATTATGGTACCATTGGTAGGTATTGTTAATGAGCTTGACATTCAGGAGAGCATCATTCGCAAGACTGCAAATAAACTCTTCAAGAAGGAAGGTGTCGAGGTTGAGTTCAAGGTGGGTACAATGATTGAGATTCCTCGTGCTGCTTTGACAGCTGATGTTATTGCACAGAAGGCAGAATACTTTAGCTTCGGTACAAATGACTTGACTCAGATGACCTTCGGTTATAGCCGTGACGATATCGCAAGCTTCTTGCCAAGCTACTTGGAGAAGAAGATTCTCGATGTTGACCCATTTCAGGTTCTCGACCAGAAGGGTGTTGGTCAGTTAATTCAAATGGGTGTTGAGAAGGGCCGCAAGACTCGCAAGAACCTAAAGTGTGGTATCTGTGGTGAGCATGGCGGTGAGCCAAGTTCTGTTAAGTTCTGCCATCGTGTAGGTCTTAACTACGTGAGCTGCTCTCCATTCCGCGTGCCTATCGCAAGACTTGCGGCGGCACAAGCAGTGGTTGAAGAAATGAAGTAA